The Sphingopyxis fribergensis DNA segment TCGAGGAGGTGATCGACATGACGATCCGCCTCGGCAGCCGCACCAATCCCGCGATCCGCTGTGGCGGCATCAGCTTCAACACGTCGAGCTATGACGCCGACGCGGCCGAGGCGGTGATGGCGGCCGAACGTGAACGCCTCGGGCTTCCCGTCGCCGATCCGATTCGTGGCGGCGCGGCGTTCGATGCACTTGTGGAAAGCATTCTCGCGTGAGTGTGGGCGAGACGGGCAGCGGGTCGAGCTGGTTCCAGCGCTACCTGCTGCCCGGTTTTGCGCTGAAAGCCGTCATCATCGGCGGCGGCTATGCAACAGGGCGCGAACTTGCTGAATATTTCGTGCCTTCGGGGCCGTGGGGCGGGCTGTCCGCGATGCTGCTCGCAACGCTGATCTGGAGCGGGGTGGCTGCGCTGACCTTTGCGCTCGCGCTCAAGATGGGCGCCTATGACTATCGCAGCTTTTTTCAACGCCTGCTCGGTCCGGCGTGGGTGGCTTTCGAAATCGCCTATCTGATTTTCGTGGTGCTGATCCTGGCGGTATTCGGTGCGGCAGCGGGCGCAATCGGCGCCGCGACCTTCGGCTGGCCCGAACTCGCCGGATCGGTCCTGCTGGCCGTCAGCATCGTAGCCTTCACCGCATTCGGGACCGAAATCGTCGAGAAGCTGTTCAAATATGCGACGATGCTGATCTATTCGGTCTATGCGCTTTTCCTGATTTTCGCGCTGACCAGCTTCGGCGATCTGATCGTTCAAGGCTTTGCCAGCGCGCCCCGGCCTTCGGGCAACTGGGTCGCCGGCGGGCTGACCTATGCCAGCTATAACATCGTCGGCGCGGTGATCATCCTGCCGGTGTTGCGGCATCTTACCAGCCAGCGCGATGCCGTCATTGCCGGCCTGATTGCCGGGCCGCTCACGATGCTGCCGGCGATCCTCTTCTTCGTATCGATGATGGCCTTTTACCCATCGATCGGTGCCGAGACCTTGCCCTCCGACTTCCTTCTGCGTCAGATGGCGGTGCCGGGATTTCATGTGCTGTTTCAGCTGATGATCTTTGCCGCGCTGCTCGAAAGCGGCGTCGGTGCCATCCACGCGATCAACGAAAGGATCTCGGGAGTCGTCGAAGCGCGCGGTCGTCCCCCGATTGGCACTGCGGTGCGGGCGGGAATCGGAAGCGTCATACTGGTCGGTTGCATGTTCGTTGCGGCGCGTATCGGCCTCGTCGACCTGATCGCCAGCGGATACCGCTTCCTCGCCTGGCTATTCCTCGCCGTATTCGTCTTGCCGCTCATCACCATCGGGACCTGGCGCCTGCTGCGTCCGTCCACTGCTCCCCATATGGAGGCTTTGCCATGAAACGCCTGCTTGCCTTGTCGCTTATGCTTTCGGTCGCCGTGCCCGCATGGGCCGAACCGCCCGCCGACATCGCCGAAAGCGTCGAGGCGCTGCGCCAGAAAGTCGGCGCGGCGGGCGTGTCGATCGCGATCGTCGAGGACGGCAAGACGACGCTGTCGCGCGGCTGGGGCGTGCGCAAGATCGGCGAACGCGCGCCCGTCGACGAACAGACGATTTTCCAGACCGGCTCGACGGGCAAGGCGATGACCGCCGCGGCGCTCGCGATCCTCGTCGACGAGGGCAAGATTGCGTGGGACGATCCGGTCATCAAATATATGCCCTGGTTCCGCATGTATGATGCATGGGTGACGCGCGAAATCACGATCCGCGACCTGCTCGTCCACCGCAGCGGGCTCGGGCTGGGGCAGGGCGACCTGATGTTCGTGCCGCGCACGCACCTGACGCGCAAGCAGACCGCCGAACGCGTCGCCTTCCTGAAACCCAAGACGAGTTTTCGTTCGGCCTATGCCTATGACAATATTCTCTATGCCGTTGCGGGACAGCTGATCGAGGAAGTCACGGGGCAGACGTGGGAAGACTTCATCCGCGCGCGCGTCCTGCGCGCTGGGGGCATGAAGAATGCGACGAGCGACAGCGAGGACCGCTTCCGCATTCCGAACCGGTCGTGGCCGCACGCGCGTCTTTCGGGCGCGCTGCGTGGCCTCGGCCCGCAGGCGGCGCTCGACGAACGCGACGAACTCGGCCGCAATGGCGCCCCCGCCGGCGGGCTCGCGCTCAGCGCCGACGACATGGCGGCGTGGCTCAAGATCCAGCTCGCGCACGGCGCGCTGCCGAATGGCAAACGCCTGTTCAGCGAAAAACAGGCGGAGGAGATGTGGAAGCCCGTCACCCCGATGCCGATCTCGCCGCTCCCCGACCAGCTCAAGCCCGCACAGCCGACGCAGCAGGCCTATGCGCTCGGATGGAATGTGCAGGACTATCGCGGCCACCGCATCATCCAGCATGGTGGCGGCGTCTTCGGCTCGATCACGCGCGTCGTGATGATCCCCGACAAAAATGTCGGCTTCGCGATCATGATGAACAGCGAGGACAGCGGCATGCTGCTCGGCCTCACCTATGATCTGCTCGACCATTATCTCGATCAGCCGGACTATGGCTGGACCCAGAAATGGGAGGATTGGTATCAGTCGCGGCTCGCGGGCGGAGTCGAATATCTGAAACAGGCAAAGGCGTCGCCGGCGAAGAGCGGTCCCTCGCTCGATCTGGCGCGCTATGCGGGCCGCTACCGCGATCCCTGGTATGGCGATATCGTGATCGGGCAGGCAGCGACCGGCCTGACGATCGATTTCACCTCGACGCCGCGGATGGCGGGGCGGCTCAAACATTGGCAGTATGACAGCTTCGTCACCGATTTCGACGATCCGGCGATCGAGCCCGCCTATGTCACCTTCGCGCTCGACGCCGAGGGCAAGATCACCGGCGTAACGATGAAGGCGGTGAGCAAGATTGCCGATTTCAGCTGGGATTATCACGATCTCGACCTGAAGCCCGTGGGGGACAAGAAGTGAAGCGTCTCGCTATCCTGCTGACCGCAACCGCGCTCACGGCCTGTTCGCCGGGCGGCGACAAGCCGAAGACGGCACCCGAAGCGCCGCTGCACAGCCGGATGCTCGTACTCGACACGCACCTCGACACGCCGCTCCATTTCGAACGCGCGGGCTGGAGCTTCGCCGATCGCCACGCGCTCGCCGACGACATGGCACAGCTCGATATTCCGCGGATGAAGGACGGCAACCTCGATGGCGGCTTCTTTGCCATCTATACCGATCAGGGGCCCCTGACCGCCAAGGGCTATGCCGATGCGCTCGCCTTTGCGCGCAAACGGTCGGACCTGATCGACAAGACCATCGCGGCGAATTCGGGCACGATCGCGCCCGCGCTGACCGCGGCGGACGCGGTGCGGCTCAACAAGGAAGGCAAGCTCATTGCCTTCAAGTCGATGGAGAACAGCTATCCGCTCGGCGAAGACCTGTCGTTGCTCAAGGAGTTTTACGACAAGGGCCTCCGCCTCGCCGGGCCGGTGCATTCGAAGGACAATCAATTCGCCGACAGCGCGACGGGAGAGCGGCGCTGGAAGGGACTGAGCCCGCTCGGCAAGCAATGGGTGGCCGAGATGAACCGCCTTGGCATCGTCATTGACGCGAGCCATTCGTCCGATGCGGCGTTCGACCAGATTCTCGCGCTGTCGAAATATCCGATCCTTCTTTCGCATTCCAGCCTGCGCTCGGCCTATAACCACCCGCGCAATCTCGACGAGGGACGGCTGAGGGCGCTTGCGGCAAAGGGCGGCGCGATGTGCATCTCGACGATCTTCATGTCGGAAATGAACATGTCGCCCGCGCGGGCCGAGCTGTTCGGCAAATATGAGCGCATCGGCCAGATCGCGCCTGCTGAGCAGGCCGACCTGAACCGCCAGTGGCGCGAGCTCGACAAGACCGAGAAACTATGGGCCGCCGATTTCGAAGGCTATATGAAGATGGTGCTGCGCGCGATCGAGGTCGGCGGCGTCGACCATATCTGCTTCGGCGCGGACTGGGACGGTGGCGGCGGCCTTCCGGGCTTTGAGGATATTTCGGCGCTGCCCAAAGTCACCGAGCGGCTGAAGGCTGCGGGCTATTCGGACGCCGATATCGAAAAGATGTGGAGCGGCAATATCCTGCGCGTGCTCGCCGCACAGAGGAAATAGCCTCAGTTCCGGAAGCTCTTGGGGTCGATCCCAAGCTTCTGCATCTTGTCGTACAGCGTCTTTCGGGGAAGCCGCAGCCGCGCCATCGTCTCGGCGATATTGCCGCGCGTCTGCGCCATCGTGTCGTGGATGATCGTCGCCTCGAACCGCCGCACGCGTTCGGCGAGCGGCGCGTCGGTGGGCATCGCCGACAGGCCGGGGTCTGAAGGCAGGTCGAGCACGACGCTATAGGCGAAATTCTTGAGCTCGCGGACATTGCCCGGCCAGTCATGCTCGACAAGGTGGCGGCGCACGCCGTCGTCGATCTGGAATTGCGCCATCCCCATCTTCGCTGCCGCCTCGTCGAGAAAGAAGGCGAAGGTTTGCGGGATGTCCGAGCGGCGTTCCCGCAAGGGCGGAATACGCAGCTTCACGACATGCAGCCGATAATAAAGGTCCTCGCGAAAATCGCCGCCGCGCACCGCGTCCATCAGGTCGGTCTTCGTCGCGGCGACAACGCGCAGGTCGACGGGCTCGGGGGCGGCCGCGCCGATTGGCTGCACCTCGCGCTCCTCGATCACGCGCAGCAATTTCGCCTGCACCGACGGGTGCATCGTGTCGATCTCGTCGAGGAACAATGTGCTGCGATGCGCGCTACGGATGCGCCCCGCCTGGCCGAGCTTGCCGCTGCTCCGGTCGATCAGGTCGCTGCCGAACAGTTCGGCCTCCGCCAATTCCTGCGGTAGCGCGGCGCAGTTGACCGCGACGAGCGACCCCGCGCTCCGCCGGCTCTGGCGGTGGAGCATATGCGCGACCAGTTCCTTGCCCGTCCCCGTCTCGCCCTCGATCAGCACGTCGATGTCGGCCTGCGCGAGCTGCGCGATCGTCTCGCGCAGCCGGACCATCGCCGGGCTTTCGCCGATCAGCGGGCTGTCGATCGCCGCCGCCGCCGCGGTCAGCCGCCGGTTGTCGAGCACCAGCGCGCGATGCGCGAGCGCGCGGCGTGCGATCCCGACGAGATGGTCGGCGGCGAAGGGTTTGGCGAGAAAGTCGAACGCGCCGTCGTGGAGCGCGCGCACGGCCATCGCGACATCGGCGTGGCCGGTGATCAGGATGACGGGGATATCGGGATCGATCGCGTGGATCGCGGCGCGCAGTTCGAGCCCGTCCATCCCCGGCATGCGGATATCGGTGACGACGACCCCGGTGAAGCCCGCATCGATTCGTGGCAAGACGCTCTGCGCGTCGGGAAAGGCCGCGACCGCCAGCCCGGCAAGATCGAGCGTCTGGACATTCGCCTCGCGAAGCGCCGCATCGTCGTCGACGAAGAGAATCGTCTGCTTGTCGGTGAAGAAGCTCATGCCAGCCTCAACGTCAGGCGGAAGCCCGCGCCGCCGAACGGGGAGGGGATCAGCGTCAGCGCGCCGCCGAATTCGGCCATGATATCGCTCGCGATCGCCAGTCCAAGCCCGAGCCCGTCGGGCCGCCCCGTGACGAAGGGGGTGAAGAGCTGCGGCAACAGTGTGGCCGGAACGCCGGGGCCGTTATCGCAGACGTCGATATGGACCGGGTCGCTGCCGTGCGCGTGGAGCGCAATGCGGGGCTCTTTTTCTCCGTGCACCGCATCGGCGGCATTTTGCAGCAGATTGACGAGCACCTGTTCGAGCCGGACGCGGTCGGCGTGTACCGATGTCGCGGGATTTTCGATGTCGACGTCGAGCGTGATTCCTTGCGCGCGCAGCCGGTCGCCGATCAGGAGCAGCGTCCCGTCGACCGCCGATTGCACTGCGACGGGGCCAAGCGGCGTGGGCTTGCGGCGCGCAAAATTGCGCAGCTCATTGGTGATCGCGCCGACGCGTGCGGTCAGCGCGACGATCGTATCCAGATTGCCGCGCGCCTTGTCGGGCTCTGCGCGCTCGAGATAGCGCAGGCTGTTTTCGGCAAAGGTCCGGATCGCGGCGATCGGCTGATTGATTTCGTGCGCGACGCCCGCGGTGATCTGACCGATCGACCCGAGCCGGCTCGCCTGCGCCAGTTCCTCGCGCGCGGCGCGATAGCGGCGGTCGGTTTCGCGCTGCCGTTCGGACGCCAGCCGCAGTTCGTCGTTCGCCGTGCGCAGGTCGCGCGTGCGTGCGGCGACCTCGCGTTCGAGTGCATCATGCGCGGCCTGGCGCAGCGTCTGTCGCTCGACGAGGCGGAGCAAGGTGATGATCGCCGCGCCGACAAGGATCAGCAGGACGAGGAAGGCCACGCGCGCGGTGGCATTGGCGCTGGCGCGTGCGGGCGCGGCGGGCTGAAGCAGGCGGAGTGTGCCGCCGGGAAAGGAAACGCGCTCGTCGGCCTGGCGATACAACTCCGCCCCGACACGAACGCCGCCGTCGACGCGCTCGACCGGCAGCGGATCGAGGCGCGCGTCGCCATAACTTCGCGTCGCGCGAAGCCGCTGCTGCGTCGCGGCCGAAATCGGGACAAAGGACCGGAAGCGCCAACGCGGCTCGCTGCTCATGACGATGATCCCCGCCGCATCGATGACGAGCGTCGCTGCGGCGGAATCGGCCCATCGCGCTTCGAGTTTGTCGAATTCGACCTTGAGCACGATCACGCCCAGCTGGCGCCCGCCGACATCGACGCGGCGCGCAAGATAAAGGCCGGGACGCCCGCTCACGGTGCCCAGTGCGAACAGCTCGGCCTCACCATCGCGCATCGCGCCCTGAAAATAGGGACGAAAACGGTAATTCTCGCCGACAAAACTCGTCGGCGCGCGCCAGTTGCTCGCCGCGATCGTCGTGCCGTCGGCGTCGATTACGTAGATCACCGTCGCGTCGGTGCGCGCCGCCAGCTGTTCCAACTCGCGATCGAGCCGGCGTGAAGCGGCGTCGCTCTTGTCGGCGAGCGCCGCGCGGACGTCGGGAAATTCGGTGAGCACGCGTGGCAGCAGGCGGAATTTCTGCAGCTCGCTCTCGAGCAGGCTTGCGTGTGCGCGCGCATTCTGCCGCGCCTCGACATCGGCCTGTGCGCCGGCGCGATCCGCTGCCCAATGCGCGAGGCCCAA contains these protein-coding regions:
- a CDS encoding sensor histidine kinase, with the protein product MPLKNDSTPVGPHTNRRRLFVAVAIGLAILLVAALGLAHWAADRAGAQADVEARQNARAHASLLESELQKFRLLPRVLTEFPDVRAALADKSDAASRRLDRELEQLAARTDATVIYVIDADGTTIAASNWRAPTSFVGENYRFRPYFQGAMRDGEAELFALGTVSGRPGLYLARRVDVGGRQLGVIVLKVEFDKLEARWADSAAATLVIDAAGIIVMSSEPRWRFRSFVPISAATQQRLRATRSYGDARLDPLPVERVDGGVRVGAELYRQADERVSFPGGTLRLLQPAAPARASANATARVAFLVLLILVGAAIITLLRLVERQTLRQAAHDALEREVAARTRDLRTANDELRLASERQRETDRRYRAAREELAQASRLGSIGQITAGVAHEINQPIAAIRTFAENSLRYLERAEPDKARGNLDTIVALTARVGAITNELRNFARRKPTPLGPVAVQSAVDGTLLLIGDRLRAQGITLDVDIENPATSVHADRVRLEQVLVNLLQNAADAVHGEKEPRIALHAHGSDPVHIDVCDNGPGVPATLLPQLFTPFVTGRPDGLGLGLAIASDIMAEFGGALTLIPSPFGGAGFRLTLRLA
- a CDS encoding YkvI family membrane protein — protein: MSVGETGSGSSWFQRYLLPGFALKAVIIGGGYATGRELAEYFVPSGPWGGLSAMLLATLIWSGVAALTFALALKMGAYDYRSFFQRLLGPAWVAFEIAYLIFVVLILAVFGAAAGAIGAATFGWPELAGSVLLAVSIVAFTAFGTEIVEKLFKYATMLIYSVYALFLIFALTSFGDLIVQGFASAPRPSGNWVAGGLTYASYNIVGAVIILPVLRHLTSQRDAVIAGLIAGPLTMLPAILFFVSMMAFYPSIGAETLPSDFLLRQMAVPGFHVLFQLMIFAALLESGVGAIHAINERISGVVEARGRPPIGTAVRAGIGSVILVGCMFVAARIGLVDLIASGYRFLAWLFLAVFVLPLITIGTWRLLRPSTAPHMEALP
- a CDS encoding dipeptidase, which codes for MKRLAILLTATALTACSPGGDKPKTAPEAPLHSRMLVLDTHLDTPLHFERAGWSFADRHALADDMAQLDIPRMKDGNLDGGFFAIYTDQGPLTAKGYADALAFARKRSDLIDKTIAANSGTIAPALTAADAVRLNKEGKLIAFKSMENSYPLGEDLSLLKEFYDKGLRLAGPVHSKDNQFADSATGERRWKGLSPLGKQWVAEMNRLGIVIDASHSSDAAFDQILALSKYPILLSHSSLRSAYNHPRNLDEGRLRALAAKGGAMCISTIFMSEMNMSPARAELFGKYERIGQIAPAEQADLNRQWRELDKTEKLWAADFEGYMKMVLRAIEVGGVDHICFGADWDGGGGLPGFEDISALPKVTERLKAAGYSDADIEKMWSGNILRVLAAQRK
- a CDS encoding sigma-54-dependent transcriptional regulator; the protein is MSFFTDKQTILFVDDDAALREANVQTLDLAGLAVAAFPDAQSVLPRIDAGFTGVVVTDIRMPGMDGLELRAAIHAIDPDIPVILITGHADVAMAVRALHDGAFDFLAKPFAADHLVGIARRALAHRALVLDNRRLTAAAAAIDSPLIGESPAMVRLRETIAQLAQADIDVLIEGETGTGKELVAHMLHRQSRRSAGSLVAVNCAALPQELAEAELFGSDLIDRSSGKLGQAGRIRSAHRSTLFLDEIDTMHPSVQAKLLRVIEEREVQPIGAAAPEPVDLRVVAATKTDLMDAVRGGDFREDLYYRLHVVKLRIPPLRERRSDIPQTFAFFLDEAAAKMGMAQFQIDDGVRRHLVEHDWPGNVRELKNFAYSVVLDLPSDPGLSAMPTDAPLAERVRRFEATIIHDTMAQTRGNIAETMARLRLPRKTLYDKMQKLGIDPKSFRN
- a CDS encoding serine hydrolase, giving the protein MKRLLALSLMLSVAVPAWAEPPADIAESVEALRQKVGAAGVSIAIVEDGKTTLSRGWGVRKIGERAPVDEQTIFQTGSTGKAMTAAALAILVDEGKIAWDDPVIKYMPWFRMYDAWVTREITIRDLLVHRSGLGLGQGDLMFVPRTHLTRKQTAERVAFLKPKTSFRSAYAYDNILYAVAGQLIEEVTGQTWEDFIRARVLRAGGMKNATSDSEDRFRIPNRSWPHARLSGALRGLGPQAALDERDELGRNGAPAGGLALSADDMAAWLKIQLAHGALPNGKRLFSEKQAEEMWKPVTPMPISPLPDQLKPAQPTQQAYALGWNVQDYRGHRIIQHGGGVFGSITRVVMIPDKNVGFAIMMNSEDSGMLLGLTYDLLDHYLDQPDYGWTQKWEDWYQSRLAGGVEYLKQAKASPAKSGPSLDLARYAGRYRDPWYGDIVIGQAATGLTIDFTSTPRMAGRLKHWQYDSFVTDFDDPAIEPAYVTFALDAEGKITGVTMKAVSKIADFSWDYHDLDLKPVGDKK